One Stigmatella aurantiaca genomic window, AATACTTCGTCACGGACAGCGGCGGGAACGCGGCCGCGCCCCTGGTGCGCACGGTGACCGTGGCCAACTGCCCCTGGTAGGCAGCCCCCTGGACGGCGGCCCCCGGGGCAACCGGGCAGGCAGGCCGCCGTCCCCCGCGGGTCGGGCAAGCGAGACGTAGGGGCAATTCCTACGTTGTAGGTGAATGTTCCGAGCCCTGCTGGCCCGTTGGAAGAACTCCCTCAAGCACCTGCGTCCCACGCGGGTGTCCACCGAGCGCGCCAAAATTGCCGTGGCGCAGGTCGACTACGCCTACGCCAACAAGGTCGTCGCCCTGAGGAACGTGAACCTCAACGTTCACTCAGGAGAGTTCGTCTGTCTGCTGGGCCCCTCGGGCTGTGGCAAGTCCACGCTCCTGTATGCGCTGGCCGGGCAGCTCGTGCCCACCGGCGGCACCGTCTCCATCGATGACCAGCGCATCCGCGGGCCTGGGCCCGACCGGCTCCTCATGTTCCAGGAGGCCGCGCTGTTTCCGTGGATGACGGTGCTGGGCAACCTCCAGTTCGCCCTCGCCGCGCGCGGGGTGCCCCGGTCCGAGCGCAAGGCGCGGGCGCTCGAGTTCATCCAGCGCGTGCACCTGTCCGGCTTCGAGAACACCCTGCCCCACCAGCTCTCCGGCGGCATGAAGATGCGCGTGAGCCTGGCGCGGGCGCTCGCCACGGACCCGGCCGTGCTGCTGATGGACGAGCCCTTCGGCGCGCTGGATGCCCAGACGCGCATCCACATGCAGGAGCTGTTGCAGTCCATCTGGCTGCGCACCCGCAAGACGGTGGTGTTCGTCACCCACGACGTGCACGAGGCGCTGATGCTCGGCACCCGGGTGGTGCTCATGGCGCCGCGCCCCGGCCGCATCGTGAAGGACCTGGAGGTCCACCTGCCCATGCCCCGCTCGCTGGAGGACCGCTCGCTCAATGAGATGGCCCGGTACCTGCGCATGGAGATGCGCCAGGTGGATGCGCCCACCTCGAGTTCCGAGTTCGCGTCCCTGGGCTCCGGTGAGCCGGCGAGCCTGGATCATTAGCAAGCGCAAGGAGCAAGGAGCGGCACATGAAGCGCTGGGCACAGAAGCTGGGAATGCTGGTGCTGCTGCTGGGCGTCTGGGAGCTGCTGGCGCGCTCCGGCCTCTGGTCCCCTCACCTCTTCCCGGGGCCGGTGACGGTGGTGGGCAGCCTCGTCCACATGGTGTCCACCGGGCAGATGGGCAGCGCGGTGCTGCGCTCCCTGGGGCGGCTGGGGCGCGCGTACCTCATCTCGGTGGGCATCGGCGTGCCCCTGGGCCTGGCCATCGCCCGGCTGTCGTTCTTCCGCGAGGCGGTGAAGCCCATCGTGGCGGGCTTGCAGGCCCTGCCCTCCATCTGCTGGCTGCCCCTGGCCCTGCTGTGGTTTGGCCTCAATGACTCGGCCATCCTCTTCGTCGTCGTCATGGGCAGCGTGCTCGCCATCGCCATCGCCGTGGAGGATGGGGTGAAGAGCATCGACCCGCAGCTCATCCGCGTGGCCCACACGCTGGGGGTCCGGGGCGCCCGCTTCTCGTTCGGCGTGCTGCTGCCCGCGGCCCTGCCCGGCATCATCACCGGGCTGAAGCTGGGGTGGAGCTTCGCCTGGCGCGCGCTGCTCGCGGGCGAGCTGCTCTTCGTCTCGGGCGGCCTGGGGCAGCTGCTCACCCTGGGCCGGGAGCTGATGGACGTGCCCCAGGTGATGGCGGTGATGCTGGCCATCATCGCCCTGGGCATGCTCGTGGACCGGCTGCTCTTCCAGACGGTGGAGACGCGGGTGCGGCGGCGCTGGGGCCTGCAACCCCAGCTGTGAGGTGGCCGACGCCCGGCGCCCAGAGCGGTTGCCTCCCGCCCCGGGCAAGGCGATGTGCACAGCGATGGACGTGCTTCGCCGCCGCTTTCTCGTGGGCCTGTTGGCCCTGTCCGCCACCGCCAAGCTGGGCTGCAAGAAGGCCCGGGACGCCGGGGGGCCGCTGCGCCTGGGCTTCTTTCCCAACATCACCCATGCGCAGGCGCTCGTGGGCAACGCCGAGGGCGCCTTCGCCTCCGAGCCCGGCGTGGGGCCCCTGGAGGTGAAGCAGTTCAACGCGGGGCCCGCCGCCATGGAGGCCCTGGTGGCCGGCTCCCTGGACGTCTCGTACGTGGGCACCGGCCCCGCCATCAACACCTTCCTCAAGGCGGGCCGGGAGCTGCGCATCATCGCCGGCGCGGTGAGCGGGGGCGCGGTGTTCGTCACCCGCACGGTGAAGACGCCCGAGGGGCTCAAGGGAAAGAAGCTGGCCTCGCCCCAGATTGGCAACACCCAGGACATCGCGCTGCGCTACTGGCTGAAGCAGCAGGGGCTGCGCGCCACCGGGGGCCCGGATGACGACGTGCAGGTGTTTCCCCTGACCAACCCGGACATCCTCGGCCAGTACCTCCATGGCGGCATCGAAGGGGCCTGGGTGCCCGAGCCCTGGGCCTCGCGCATGCTCACCGAGGGCGGCGGCCACATCCTCGTGGACGAGCGGGACTTGTGGCCCGGGGGAAGCTTTCCCACCACGGTGGTGGTGGCCACGAAGCGCGCCCTGGAGACGCGCAGGCCCCAGCTCGTGGCCCTGCTGCGCGCGCACGTGCGGCTGACGGAGCGCTGGCGCGCCAATCCCGGCCGGTTCCAGAACGAGGTGAATGCCGCCTTTGGCCAGCTCACCCACAAGCCCCTGCGCGAGGAGGTGCTGAAGGCGGCGTTCTCCCGGCTGGAGCCCGCGCTGGAGCCGGGCGGCGCGGCCCTGGCCGCCGCGGCACGGCATGCCCGGGAGCTGAACTACCTCACCAGCGATGACATCTCGGGGCTGGTGGACCTCAGCCTGCTCGTCGAGGCGCGCGTCCCAGCCCCCTGAGGGGCGTCACCACAGGCCCTGCGTTACTCCGCGCGGGGCGTGGTGGCCTCGCACAGGTGCTCCAGGAACTCCGGCAGCAGGCCGGAGGAGATGATCCACAGCACGCCCTCGCCCAGGTCCGCCAGCGCCGCGCGCTCGGCGTACTCCACGTTGGTGCACTCCACGTAGTGGATGAAGAGGCGGCGGTTGCGCTCGCGGAACCACTCGGCCGCGCGCGTGAGCAGGCCGAACATGCCCTTCTGCGCCTCGGGCCGCGTGTCGTCGATGAGCGGGATGATGCGCACGCTGTCGAGGATCTGGAACAGGTTGAAGCCCGGGGTGGCCGTCTCGGCGATGCCGATCGCCACCGGCTTGCCGTCGATGCGGGCGACGAACGCCTCGCGCTCACGCGACAGCTGGGCGCTGTTCCACAGCTCGCGCGTGGCCTGCATGTCGAAGCGCTCGGGGACCAGATCCAACGCCTCGCGGAACGCCAGGGGCTTGGTCTGCTCCACGTGCTTGAAGAACACCGCGAGCTCTTCGGGCGTGGGCGTGCCCACCTCCACCCCGGCCGGGATGGGCTCCCAGGCGCGGTCCGTCTCGCCCTCCATCAGGCGGAAGTCGATGGCGGCCGACTGCCCGGTGTGCTCGTACCACGAGGCGAAGTCGAACATCGCGTAGCGCGACCAGCGCACCCGGGCCTCGAAGTACCCGAAGAACCACTTCACGTCCGGGTCGAGCTGCGCCGGCTCGTAGCCGCGCAGGTAGATGTCGCGCAGCGCCTCGCGCGCGGAGACCTTCTTGCCCTCCAGGCCGGTGGGGTGCTGGCGCGCCACCATGTGCGTCATCCAGCTGGTGCCGTAGGGCTTGGCCACCGAGATGGAGGCCTCCACCTTGGAGCCATCCAGCGGCTTGACGATGCGGAAGCCCAGGCGCGGCCGGCCCACCAGCTTGTTCTGCGTCTCGTAGAACTCGCGCTTGAAGGCGTCGAACTTCGTCGGGTCCTTGCCCGAGAGCCGGAAGTACCCGGACTTCTCGTACATGTCCCACACCGCGTCGTTCCAGTCGCCCGCGGTGCGGGTGCGCGGGTGGATCTGCTCCTCCACCATGGCGCGCCAGGCCACGCCGTGCTCCTCGTTGATGGGGCACACCCACATGCCGCAGCGGCGGCCCTTGGGGGTGGTGGAGATGTTGCGCACCTCGGCCAGAAGCTTCACCGGGGCGCGGTTGGGCATCTCCACCTCCATCACCGGCACGCGCATGCCCGGGTAGAGCAGGTCCTCGCCGGGCTCGGTCATGAAGGACAGCCCCTCGTAGGAGATGTCCATCAGCGAGCGGCGCACGCTGACCTGCGGCCAGAGCGGGTGGTTGAAGGAGAGGAAGCAGTCGATGGTGATGGGGGCGCGGCGCAGCCAGCGGTGGCGGAAGCGCGTGAGCTCCACCGGCAGCGGCATCACCCACAGCCCGCCCTCTTCGTGCGCCCGGTCCACGCGGAAGTGCAGCACCGAGCTGTAGCCGAAGGCCTCCATCGTGAAGGGGCGCCGGGGAACCGGTACATCGGCCGCCCAGCCGATCGTCCCATCGTACTTGTCGAACAGCGCCGCGCGGACCTCCACGCGGGTGCCATCCTCCAGCCGCGCCACGCCGCGGGTGCTGCGCGCCGCCAGCGCCTCGCTGATGCGGAGGATGCGGTCCTCGCGGGTGATGACTTCCTTCCACACCGGGCGGGCCTCGGGCACCACCAGGTGGCCGCTCTCGCGCAGCAGCTCCAGCGCGGAGACGATCTGCCGGCCCGTGTCCAGCGGGGGCGCCACGAAGCGCAGGCTCAGCTCGGGCGACATCTCCGGGCCGCCCATGGACACGTCCATCACCTCGGCCTGCAGCGACGGGGTGCAGCGGTTGCCCAGCCCCAGCACCACGGAGGCCGCCTGGCCCGGGCGCAGGGACGTGCACGAGGCCATGTGCAGCGTCAGGTGCTCCAGCGAGAGCTGCACCAGCCGGCCCTCGGAGCCCTGCTCATCGCCGAACGAGGCGACCGCCGACAACGCCGTGCCCATCCGGTAGCCCAGAATTGACTCGCGGGTCGACATCCGGTTGTCCGACTGCATGGGAGCTCCGTCGCCGGGTGAATTGGCTTTTTCGTTATAGCAGAACAATTTCATAACACGGTTCTGCGGTATTCCCCTAAGGGAATTTTTTTCCCTATCAGGGTTAGCAGCTTTTGTGCGGGGCGCATCTGCCTCGGACCCAAGGGCAAGGTCCACTGCTTTTTGGGTGTGCGGAACTCCGCAAATGGTCAGGAAGCCGATCGTCCTCCAGGGGGGTTGAACTGTCTACTGCCGGACCCTGAGCGCCGCCTCCTCCCTCGCTTGCCTCCCCCGGGGCCCGCGCGGTTGCAGCCTGTTCGCGGAATTCTCGTTCGTTGCCTGGGGGCTGTCCATCCCCCCGAAAATCCATGGTTTACGGATTCAACACGTTCAGATCCAATTGAAGAAGGCCGTCTCTGCTGGATCTGCCCCCGGGGGAGGGGGGGGTGTTCGCCGCACTGCGTCCCATCGAATGGGCGCGTGTTGCGGTATACACTCCACTTCCTCACATGGGCGGTTCCACGCTGCAGCTCACGACGGACGCGTTCAGCGGCCGGAAGCTGGGCAAATACGAGGTGCTCTGCCGCCTGTCCACGGGCGGAATGGCGGAGATCTTCCTCGCGTCGCAGCGGGGCCTGGCCGGCTTCCGCAAGCTCGTGGTGCTCAAGCAGATCCTCCCGGACATCAAGGGCGAGGAGGAGTTCGTCCGGATGTTCCTGGACGAGGCGAAGGTGACGGCGGCCTTCAACCACCCGCACATCGCCCAGGTGTTCGACCTGGACATCGCCGAGGGCGAGCTGTTCCTGGCCATGGAGTTCGTGCCGGGCGCCACGCTGGTGGAGGTGGCCAAGGCGTGCCGGCTGGCGGGCGAGGCCATCCCCATGGGCCTGTCGCTGGCCGCGGCGCGCGACACGGCGCTGGCGCTGCACTACGCGCACACCTTCACGGACCCGCTGGGCCGGCCCTCGCCCGTCATCCACCGGGACGTGGCCGAGAAGAACATCATGGTGACGTACGAGGGCGTCACCAAGCTCCTGGACTTCGGCATCGCCAAGAACCTGGCGCGGCGGGGCCGCACCCAGGTGGGCATGGTGAAGGGCACCAGCGGCTACATGTCCCCGGAGCAGCTGCTCGGCGAGCCGCTGGACTCGCGCAGTGACTTGTTCAGCCTGGGCGTGGTGCTGCACGAGTGCCTCACGGGCCTGCGCCTGTTCCACGCGAAGACGCCCGAGGCGGGCGCCGGCGCGGTGCTGCACGGCCAGGTGCCGCCCCCCTCGCGCGGCAACAAGGCGGTGCCCCCGGAGCTGGACGCCATCGTGCTCAAGGCGCTCGCGCGCAAGCGCGAGGACCGGTACGCCTCCACGCTGGAGTTCGCGCGCGCGCTGGAGCGCGCCGTGGGCCCCCTCATCTGGCACCCGGAGCAGAACGGCGAGCTGATGCAGCGGCTGTTCGCCGACCGGCGCGAGCAGACCCGGCAGCTCCTGGTGTCCGGGCAGGACCTGAGCGGCGACACCACCGGCGAGGTGCGCCTGTCCCAGATTTTCGCCCTGCCCGTGCCCCCGCCGCCCGAGCCGCAGGGCCCCTCGGGCCTGCCGCAGATCACCCCCGCCCTGCCCAGCCCTTCGCCTCGCATGGCCTCGGCCTCGGCGCTCACCGTGCCCTCCGCCACCCTGCCCTCCCCTTCCGAGGAGACGCAGGTCGCCTCCAAGGCCCCGGAGCCCGCGCCCCGGCCCCCCGCTCCTCCCGTGCCGCGCAGGCCCACGAGCAGCACGCTCCCGCCGGTGACGCCTTCGGAGCCTCCCCGCAGGCGCACGAACGGCTCGCTCCCGCCGGTGGCGTCCAAGCGCGCCGTCCCCGCGGAGCCCGCCTCCCCGGAGCCCTCCGCCCGCCCACAGGCCCCCGACGAGGGCGCCCGCAGGGGACCTCCCGCACGGCCGCGCTCGGCCTCCAGCGAGCGGATTCCCCGCGCGACGGGCCACCCTCCGGCCCGGCCCTCGCAGTCCCGCCTTCCCACGCCCCCGGCCCCGGAGCCGTCCGAGGATGAGTCCGATTCCTCGGAGTTCATCACCCGTCCCTACCAGGTGCTTCCGCCCGGCGGGGACGAGGAACCGGCCGACACCAACGAGACGCCCCTCCCCGAGGACGCGCTCCCCGAGAGCGATGAGACGAACATCATCACGGACTCGTACGGAGGGCCCGGCACGAGACCCAAGGGCCGTGGGCTGCTCTTCCTGGGCATGGCCGCGCTCCTGGTGGTGGGCGGTGGCATCGCCGCGGCGGTGACGCTCGGGTGGAACATGCTCCATGTGGAGGCGCTCTGGGCGGAGGAGGCGCCGCCGCCGCGAGGCCTGCTGGAGCCCTTGTCCGTGGCCAAGCCCACCCCGCCTCCGCCCCCCGCGCCCGCGGTCCCCCCCGCGCCAGCTCCCGCGCCGGTTCCCGAGGCGGTGGCCGAGGCCGCGCCGGCCGAGCCGCCCCTGGACAGCGCTCCGGAGGACAGCGCCCCCGAGGCCGTCCCCGAGCCCATCGAGCCGCCCCCCCTGGAGCCACAGCGCCCCGCCAAGCGGTCCCGCAAGGACGCGAAGCCCTCCCCGCAGGCCGCCCCTTCCATCCCCGCGGGCCTGGGCTCGCTCACCCTCGTCACCGAGCCCTACGCCAAGGTCTACCTGGGCAAGCGTTTCCTCGGTGAGACGCCCTTCTTCAACCTGGACTTCCCGCCCGGCCGGCACGCCCTGCGGCTCGTCGACCCTCATGGCAAGAGCCTGCGGCTCGCGGTGGAGGTGAAGAGCGGGGAGAACAGCTCGGTCCGCGTCACCCTGGAGCAGCTCGCCCCGGAGTAGGCCCGGGCAATGGCTCCGCCGTCCGGGCGTACGCACGGAGGAAGGGGCCTGTGGAAGGCCCCATTTCCGCCTGGAGCCCTCCGCCATGAAGACCCTGCGTGTTGCCGCCACCCTCTCCGCCCTCCTGCTGTCCTTCAGCGCCCTCGCCGAGGAGCAGACGCGCCAGACCGGAGACTTCCAGGGCATCTCGGTGGGCGGCGGCCTCAAGGCCCGCGTCACCGTGGGCCCCACGTCCGTGCGCCTCTCCGGCGACCCCCAGGCCCTGGAGCAGGTCCAGACCGAGGTGGAGGACGGCACGCTCGTGGTGCGCTCGAAGCGGGGCGGCTCCTGGAAGGGCTCCTCCCGCGTCACCCTCACCGTCTCCAGCCCGCGGATGACGCGCGTGGAGGCCACCGGCGGCGCCTCGGTGGAGGCCGAGGCCACCGCCACGCCCACCTTCACCATCGAGTCCAGCGGCGGCAGCACCGTGTCCGTGAGCGGCCTGGACTCCACGCGCGTCGAGGTGGACGCCAGCGGTGGGGCCCATGTGACGCTCAAGGGGCGCGCGGACCTGCTCGCCGCGGAGGCCAGCGGCGGCTGTCAGGTCTACGGCGAGGCGATGAGCCTCAAGGCGCTCGAGGCCGAGGCCAGCGGCGGCTCCGAGGTACGTGCCAATCCCACCGAGCGCGTCACGGCCGAGGCCAGCGGCGGCTCCACGGTCCAGGTTGACTCGCAGCCCGCTCAGCGGCATGTCTCCATCTCCGGTGGCTCGAAGGTGCGCTTCCCCCGTCCGTGACGGTGTCCCGGGGACGCTGGCGCCCACTTCCACCTACCTGCGCGGAGTTGGAGGGAGATGGTAGGGACGTGAAAATTTCACGCCCCTATTGAAATCTGATCCGGGTTGTCGTCGATAATGGGGCTCCCGTTGGCCCCACTCGCCGTTACCCAGGAGTCCTCCATGACCTCTTCCTCGTCGTCGAAGTCTTCCCCGCTCTGGCAGACCCGGGCGCGGCCTCAAGTGGTCACGCACAAGGCCACCGAGAAGCTGGACGTCGTCATCGAGCGCGTACCGCAGGCGCAGCCCTCGCTGCTCGCGGCGCTGGCCTCCTCGCCGGCCGCGGAGTTCCTGGCCCCCGAGAGCCTGGAGAACACGCTGGGCGAGGACGTGGCGGTGGTGGACCGCGCCTCGGGCCGCACGGTGGCCTTCGCCAGCGTGCTCGCCGCGGAGGGCACGGACTTCCAGAAGCGCACGCGCCTGGCGGGCAGCGCCCTGCAGCGCGCCGCCTACTTCACCCGCGTGCACGTGGCGCCGGACGCCCCGGCCGGCACGCAGGCGGTCCTCATGTACGCGGCGCTTCGCACCGCGCGCGCCTGGGGCCGCGATGTGGCCGCCTTCCTGATGGCGGACGATGACACCCCCACCTCGCGCCGCTATGGGCTCATCAACCTCGCCAACGTGGCGCGCGTGGACGTGCCCGGCAAGGGCGCCTTCCGCGCCAAGTCGCAGCGGCTGGACCTGCTTCTGCACCAGACCTCCGAGGAGGCCGCCCAGGCCGGCCAGCCCCTGGCGCCCTCGTTCCTCGTGCACGAGATTCTGGACACCCTGCAGCACCAGCTCTTCACCCCGGTGACGCAGGCGCGCTTCTTCACCGCGGTGGAGGCGGGCACCCTCACGCGCGAGCAATACATCTATTCGCTCACCCAGCTGCACCTGTTCGTGCGCTTCACCACGCGGCTGCTGGGCCGGTGCGTGGGTTACTCGCCCACCACCGAGCTGCGCACGCACTTCATCAGCCACCTCACCGGCGAGGTGAACCATGAAATCATCATCGAGCGCGACCTGGAGCACCTGGGCGAGAACCCCTCGTATGTGAAGGAGATTGCCCAGCCCAACGTGCCCACGCGCGAGTTCATGGCCTCGCAGGAGAGCGCCATCGGCTTCTACCAGGACCCGCTCTTGCTGCTCGTGGCGCCCCTGGCCGCCGAGGGCGTCACCGGGCACCTGGCCCCGGGCTTCATGGAGAAGCTCAACGCGTGCGTCGCCTCGTGGGGGGTGAAGGACCCACAGAAGGCCACCCGCTTCCTCAGCTCGCACATCGAGTATGACGGCGGCGAGGACGGGCACTGGCAGGGCAACCTGGACTTGCTGTCCAAGCACCTTCACAACGAGACGTTGCTGCGCCGCTTCCTGACGCTCTTGCGCGTGGCGGCCGAGGGCACGCTGCGCCAGTGGGACAGCTACGTGGGCGATGTGGAGTTGTGGACGGCTCGCCCGCCGGCCCAGTAAGCATCGCGACGCTGTAGCACCGGGATTCCTGGGGGGTGGGGAGTTTCCTTTCCACCTTCCCTCGCTTTGGTGCAGGATAACGCCCTCGAAGAGGGCTTGCCTTCTACCGCCCGTACCCTCTCCGGCGGCCCCAGGCCCTCGTTACTCGTCGAGGAGTGAGGGCGTTGTGACGACTGCATTCAAAACCGAAGTGATTGACCGGATCTTCTTTGCCCGGTACTCCCAGCCGCCGTCCAAGGACACCACCGCGGCGGTGCTCGCGCTCGTGGCGGCCGCCCAGCAGCGGATTGGCCAGCCGCTCATCTACGTCGGCTCCATCGACTCCAAGTCGAAGGTCCCCAATGCCGAGGAGCGCAACAACCTCAACACCCTGCTGGCCGACCTGCGTCCGTACTGCGAGGCCATCAACCTCATCATCGAAGGCTCGGAGCTGCAGAACAGCCTCCAGCGCGTGGTCATCTCGGGCATGATCATCTTCACGCGCACCTACGACAACTTCGCGGTGCACAAGAGCATCGACGGCGTCACCGCGGACCTGGCCGAGCGGCTCAAGAAGGACGTGAGTCCCCTCATCAAGATGGCCCGTGACCGCGGTCTGGTGATGTAGCCCCCAGACGCACCCTCTGTCCCGTTGAGCGTCTTGAAGCGCCCCTCGGGTATCACCCGGTAGCAGTTTCCCCCGGCTTCCCGGGGCCTTACGGCCAAGGTCCCCGCCGCCCCCCGCCTTGCCCATGTGCACCGGAAGGGTGCCAGGCGAGCCATCTCCCGGAAGACTCCCACTCAAGGGAGCCGGGGGCGAGGGGCGAAGAATTCTGGACATCCGTTTAGACTTCCGCGCCAGTCCCTGCCCCTGCGGCGGGACGCCCTCTTCCCGGAGATGTGATGTCCGCTGAGACTGTCGACGTAATCATCGTGGGGTGTGGCCCCGTGGGCGCCATCACCGCCAACTACCTGGGACAGGATGGAGTACGGACGCTCATCATCGACCGGGAGCTCTACGCCCACACACAGCCCCGGGCCTTCTCGTGTGACGACGAGACGCAGCGCAACTTCCAGTCCGCGGGCATGGTGGACGAGCTGGCGGTGAGCCTCTACCACTGCCCCCGGATGGACTACATCGACGGGCAGCGCAACGTGCTCGCCTCGGCGGTGTTCAAGGGGCTGGACTTCGGACATGGCCACACGGCGCTGGCCTTCTTCAGCCAGCCGCAGCTCGAGGGGGTGCTGCGCCAGGGCCTGCGCCGCTTTCCGCACGTGGAGCTGCGGATGGGGCACGAGGTGGAGTCCTTCACCCAGGATGCCGGCGGCGTCACCGTGCACATGACCGAGCGGCTCACGGGGCGCAAGCGCACCGTGCGCGCCCAGTACCTGCTGGGCTGCGATGGCTCGCACAGCAGCATCCGGGAGATGCTGCAGATTCCCATGAAGGGCACCTCCTACGGCGTGCCGTGGATCACCATCACCGCCACCACGCCCACCCCGGAGCCCATCTACACGTATTACGTGTGCGACCCCGAGCGGCCCGGCTTCGCCACGCGCGGCGCGCTGAATGAGATCCGCATGGACCTGCTGCTGCGCGGCAACGAGCGCACGGAGGTGGTGG contains:
- a CDS encoding head GIN domain-containing protein: MKTLRVAATLSALLLSFSALAEEQTRQTGDFQGISVGGGLKARVTVGPTSVRLSGDPQALEQVQTEVEDGTLVVRSKRGGSWKGSSRVTLTVSSPRMTRVEATGGASVEAEATATPTFTIESSGGSTVSVSGLDSTRVEVDASGGAHVTLKGRADLLAAEASGGCQVYGEAMSLKALEAEASGGSEVRANPTERVTAEASGGSTVQVDSQPAQRHVSISGGSKVRFPRP
- a CDS encoding serine/threonine-protein kinase, with product MGGSTLQLTTDAFSGRKLGKYEVLCRLSTGGMAEIFLASQRGLAGFRKLVVLKQILPDIKGEEEFVRMFLDEAKVTAAFNHPHIAQVFDLDIAEGELFLAMEFVPGATLVEVAKACRLAGEAIPMGLSLAAARDTALALHYAHTFTDPLGRPSPVIHRDVAEKNIMVTYEGVTKLLDFGIAKNLARRGRTQVGMVKGTSGYMSPEQLLGEPLDSRSDLFSLGVVLHECLTGLRLFHAKTPEAGAGAVLHGQVPPPSRGNKAVPPELDAIVLKALARKREDRYASTLEFARALERAVGPLIWHPEQNGELMQRLFADRREQTRQLLVSGQDLSGDTTGEVRLSQIFALPVPPPPEPQGPSGLPQITPALPSPSPRMASASALTVPSATLPSPSEETQVASKAPEPAPRPPAPPVPRRPTSSTLPPVTPSEPPRRRTNGSLPPVASKRAVPAEPASPEPSARPQAPDEGARRGPPARPRSASSERIPRATGHPPARPSQSRLPTPPAPEPSEDESDSSEFITRPYQVLPPGGDEEPADTNETPLPEDALPESDETNIITDSYGGPGTRPKGRGLLFLGMAALLVVGGGIAAAVTLGWNMLHVEALWAEEAPPPRGLLEPLSVAKPTPPPPPAPAVPPAPAPAPVPEAVAEAAPAEPPLDSAPEDSAPEAVPEPIEPPPLEPQRPAKRSRKDAKPSPQAAPSIPAGLGSLTLVTEPYAKVYLGKRFLGETPFFNLDFPPGRHALRLVDPHGKSLRLAVEVKSGENSSVRVTLEQLAPE
- a CDS encoding ABC transporter permease → MKRWAQKLGMLVLLLGVWELLARSGLWSPHLFPGPVTVVGSLVHMVSTGQMGSAVLRSLGRLGRAYLISVGIGVPLGLAIARLSFFREAVKPIVAGLQALPSICWLPLALLWFGLNDSAILFVVVMGSVLAIAIAVEDGVKSIDPQLIRVAHTLGVRGARFSFGVLLPAALPGIITGLKLGWSFAWRALLAGELLFVSGGLGQLLTLGRELMDVPQVMAVMLAIIALGMLVDRLLFQTVETRVRRRWGLQPQL
- a CDS encoding PilZ domain-containing protein, which gives rise to MQSDNRMSTRESILGYRMGTALSAVASFGDEQGSEGRLVQLSLEHLTLHMASCTSLRPGQAASVVLGLGNRCTPSLQAEVMDVSMGGPEMSPELSLRFVAPPLDTGRQIVSALELLRESGHLVVPEARPVWKEVITREDRILRISEALAARSTRGVARLEDGTRVEVRAALFDKYDGTIGWAADVPVPRRPFTMEAFGYSSVLHFRVDRAHEEGGLWVMPLPVELTRFRHRWLRRAPITIDCFLSFNHPLWPQVSVRRSLMDISYEGLSFMTEPGEDLLYPGMRVPVMEVEMPNRAPVKLLAEVRNISTTPKGRRCGMWVCPINEEHGVAWRAMVEEQIHPRTRTAGDWNDAVWDMYEKSGYFRLSGKDPTKFDAFKREFYETQNKLVGRPRLGFRIVKPLDGSKVEASISVAKPYGTSWMTHMVARQHPTGLEGKKVSAREALRDIYLRGYEPAQLDPDVKWFFGYFEARVRWSRYAMFDFASWYEHTGQSAAIDFRLMEGETDRAWEPIPAGVEVGTPTPEELAVFFKHVEQTKPLAFREALDLVPERFDMQATRELWNSAQLSREREAFVARIDGKPVAIGIAETATPGFNLFQILDSVRIIPLIDDTRPEAQKGMFGLLTRAAEWFRERNRRLFIHYVECTNVEYAERAALADLGEGVLWIISSGLLPEFLEHLCEATTPRAE
- a CDS encoding DofB protein, yielding MTTAFKTEVIDRIFFARYSQPPSKDTTAAVLALVAAAQQRIGQPLIYVGSIDSKSKVPNAEERNNLNTLLADLRPYCEAINLIIEGSELQNSLQRVVISGMIIFTRTYDNFAVHKSIDGVTADLAERLKKDVSPLIKMARDRGLVM
- a CDS encoding ABC transporter ATP-binding protein, which gives rise to MFRALLARWKNSLKHLRPTRVSTERAKIAVAQVDYAYANKVVALRNVNLNVHSGEFVCLLGPSGCGKSTLLYALAGQLVPTGGTVSIDDQRIRGPGPDRLLMFQEAALFPWMTVLGNLQFALAARGVPRSERKARALEFIQRVHLSGFENTLPHQLSGGMKMRVSLARALATDPAVLLMDEPFGALDAQTRIHMQELLQSIWLRTRKTVVFVTHDVHEALMLGTRVVLMAPRPGRIVKDLEVHLPMPRSLEDRSLNEMARYLRMEMRQVDAPTSSSEFASLGSGEPASLDH
- a CDS encoding ABC transporter substrate-binding protein encodes the protein MDVLRRRFLVGLLALSATAKLGCKKARDAGGPLRLGFFPNITHAQALVGNAEGAFASEPGVGPLEVKQFNAGPAAMEALVAGSLDVSYVGTGPAINTFLKAGRELRIIAGAVSGGAVFVTRTVKTPEGLKGKKLASPQIGNTQDIALRYWLKQQGLRATGGPDDDVQVFPLTNPDILGQYLHGGIEGAWVPEPWASRMLTEGGGHILVDERDLWPGGSFPTTVVVATKRALETRRPQLVALLRAHVRLTERWRANPGRFQNEVNAAFGQLTHKPLREEVLKAAFSRLEPALEPGGAALAAAARHARELNYLTSDDISGLVDLSLLVEARVPAP